A genomic segment from Diospyros lotus cultivar Yz01 chromosome 5, ASM1463336v1, whole genome shotgun sequence encodes:
- the LOC127801081 gene encoding NAC domain-containing protein 6, with the protein MEESTSELELPGFRFHPTEEELLGFYLKNMVFGKKLHFDIIGFLNIYHHDPSDLPGLAKIGEREWYFFVPRDRRHGNGGRPNRTTETGFWKATGSDRKILSHSDPKRLIGLKKTLVFYKGRAPRGCKTDWVMNEYRLPENFPSPKEIVLCKIYRKATSLKVLEQRAAMEGEMKGLRGLEPSPPMTPPTDTVSFTGPQEESMEMAAQFMAFKREDTEDDYNALFVQDNAISTSTTSGKAKLSELQVPRFSMDWTQDQLWAPLRSPWLDNFAMPQPQANVMNF; encoded by the exons ATGGAGGAATCGACGTCGGAGCTTGAACTGCCGGGATTTAGATTTCACCCCACGGAGGAAGAGCTACTCGGATTCTACCTTAAAAACATGGTTTTCGGAAAGAAGCTTCACTTTGACATCATTGGTTTCCTCAACATCTACCACCATGATCCTTCGGATTTGCCTG GGCTGGCTAAGATTGGGGAGAGGGAATGGTACTTCTTCGTGCCGAGGGACAGAAGACACGGGAACGGGGGGAGGCCGAACCGGACCACCGAAACCGGGTTCTGGAAGGCCACCGGTTCGGACAGGAAAATTCTGAGCCACTCCGATCCCAAGAGGCTCATTGGCCTCAAAAAGACTCTGGTCTTCTACAAGGGAAGAGCCCCCCGGGGCTGCAAAACCGATTGGGTCATGAACGAGTATCGCTTGCCCGAGAATTTTCCCTCTCCcaag GAAATAGTGTTGTGCAAGATATACAGGAAGGCGACGTCGTTGAAGGTGTTGGAGCAGAGGGCGGCGATGGAGGGGGAGATGAAAGGCTTGCGAGGGCTGGAGCCGTCGCCGCCGATGACGCCGCCGACAGATACCGTCTCCTTTACCGGGCCGCAAGAAGAGAGCATGGAGATGGCCGCCCAATTCATGGCCTTCAAAAGGGAAGATACTGAAGACGACTATAATGCGCTCTTTGTACAAGATAATGCAATTAGTACTTCAACGACGTCAGGGAAAGCGAAATTATCGGAGCTGCAAGTGCCCAGGTTCAGCATGGACTGGACGCAGGACCAGCTTTGGGCGCCGCTGCGAAGCCCCTGGCTCGACAATTTCGCGATGCCCCAGCCCCAGGCCAATGTTATGAACTTTTAA